The Shewanella sp. MTB7 genome includes a window with the following:
- a CDS encoding neutral/alkaline non-lysosomal ceramidase N-terminal domain-containing protein, which translates to MKKVKIFKQGLLAASLISASICSYAGDWNLGSGIYDITGPAGDTHMLGYGFLNPTQGIQTRLWSRAYAIESFGTGDMVIFVSTDLHSMPQGVKQGVMAKLTAAYGERYSDANVMLTATHNHNGPGGFDHNVLLNAGTLGHDKRHHEAIVDGIFQSIKKAIETRKPGEIYFNKGELSETGVNRNPTAYALNPDRGQYGTNINENMTLLKLVADDNTEIGSINWFGVHNTSFSQNQRQISGDNKGIASQLFEKSKGSNYQDASTFVAAFANSTLGDVSPNICGQRNGCRYTDSGSALLSGTKQFDKANELYRQASFRLNNELQFRHQYVYMPEYTVNEEFAYEQNQARVCEGEFGLSFLAGSWHDGYASILGTWEGMSLINNPAFAMPGLHWFAPIAHNQVSRKICQYPKPGFIARSTVIGDLYTAHIPFQIFTLGELAIVAAAGEMTTMAGRRLENQLLDQLRSIGVKHVVIAGLANAYHGYITTPEEYQAQRYEGAHTIFGPNTAPAYMQIYAEMADAIVSNRPVAAGPTPPDLSLSQVLLTPDTVADGKPIYEHFGQVHHDANPEYLVNDEVYVKFRAGTPKNNYLTQNTFLEVQRWTNGQWLTYRTDNDIDTTFIWYNDPNLLCIDCSFAEVKWTPDVKTPTGMYRIMHKGYWKDGFNQHYYEGYSQDFHVANIKNHVALSSTHNTYLSADQNGGQGLNANGVAIDSWETFGVVRFDENRTVAQSNQCIKHGDTIGLRTGNGHYFSAPGNGDLDADRSHFRAWERFRLINLSNPSGCLQTTDAVALQHTSSQKFIAAEPNGQAVAKWAALGAWETFGVTLIEEKLKHEEISLLSDHGTYVSADNAGGGHVFANRNHMQKWEKFQLRTLEPDNVSNCIRSGSRISLRTDRGFFFSARSNGDMLANGARLAEWEKFTLTNHSNSGCMQDGDVISLQSTHGKYMMANATGPMKVTAGSQQIAAWERFRITIH; encoded by the coding sequence GTGAAGAAAGTTAAGATTTTCAAACAAGGGTTATTGGCAGCGAGTTTAATTTCTGCCAGCATTTGCAGCTACGCTGGGGACTGGAACCTCGGCAGTGGCATTTATGACATTACAGGACCCGCCGGTGACACGCATATGTTGGGCTATGGATTCCTCAATCCTACCCAAGGAATTCAAACCCGGCTTTGGTCGCGTGCCTATGCGATAGAATCCTTTGGCACTGGCGATATGGTTATTTTCGTCTCCACGGATCTGCACAGTATGCCTCAGGGCGTAAAACAAGGGGTAATGGCTAAATTAACCGCCGCATATGGCGAGCGATACTCTGATGCCAATGTGATGTTAACTGCTACCCACAATCACAATGGCCCTGGTGGCTTCGATCATAATGTGCTGCTTAACGCCGGCACTCTGGGCCATGACAAAAGACACCACGAGGCAATTGTTGATGGCATTTTTCAGTCAATTAAAAAAGCGATTGAAACCCGAAAGCCCGGCGAGATCTATTTCAATAAAGGGGAGTTGAGCGAAACAGGGGTTAACCGTAACCCGACTGCTTACGCACTCAATCCAGATCGTGGGCAGTACGGTACTAACATTAATGAAAATATGACTCTACTAAAACTGGTGGCTGACGATAACACAGAGATAGGTAGCATAAATTGGTTTGGAGTACACAACACCTCATTCAGTCAAAATCAAAGACAGATCAGCGGTGACAACAAAGGCATCGCCAGTCAGTTATTTGAAAAAAGTAAAGGCAGCAACTATCAAGATGCTAGCACCTTTGTCGCTGCCTTTGCCAACAGCACGCTAGGAGATGTCTCTCCCAATATCTGTGGACAACGTAATGGCTGTCGTTACACCGATTCAGGCAGTGCTCTGCTCTCTGGCACCAAGCAATTTGATAAGGCTAACGAGCTGTATCGACAAGCAAGTTTTCGCTTGAACAATGAACTGCAATTCCGTCATCAATATGTCTATATGCCGGAATATACCGTCAATGAAGAGTTTGCCTATGAACAAAACCAAGCGAGAGTCTGCGAGGGGGAGTTTGGTCTGTCATTTCTAGCAGGTTCTTGGCATGACGGTTATGCGTCAATTCTTGGTACTTGGGAAGGAATGAGCTTAATCAATAATCCAGCCTTTGCCATGCCGGGACTACATTGGTTTGCACCTATAGCCCATAACCAAGTTAGCCGTAAAATCTGCCAATATCCTAAACCTGGCTTTATTGCTCGCAGTACGGTCATTGGCGATCTCTATACTGCCCATATTCCTTTCCAAATTTTCACTTTAGGTGAACTTGCTATTGTCGCAGCCGCTGGTGAAATGACCACCATGGCAGGACGACGCTTAGAGAATCAATTACTGGATCAACTTCGAAGCATCGGCGTAAAACATGTTGTAATAGCGGGCCTCGCCAACGCTTACCATGGTTACATCACCACACCGGAGGAGTATCAAGCCCAAAGATACGAAGGGGCTCACACCATTTTTGGACCTAATACGGCGCCAGCCTACATGCAAATCTACGCTGAGATGGCAGATGCCATAGTGAGTAACAGACCCGTTGCTGCAGGGCCCACACCTCCAGATCTCTCCCTCAGTCAGGTCTTACTGACACCTGACACGGTTGCTGACGGCAAACCCATTTATGAACACTTCGGTCAAGTACACCATGATGCCAACCCTGAGTACTTGGTCAATGATGAGGTCTATGTCAAATTCAGAGCTGGTACACCAAAGAACAACTATCTGACCCAAAATACGTTTTTAGAGGTACAGCGCTGGACAAATGGTCAGTGGCTAACCTACCGCACTGACAATGATATCGACACCACCTTTATTTGGTATAACGACCCTAACCTGCTGTGCATCGACTGCTCATTCGCTGAGGTGAAATGGACACCAGATGTTAAAACGCCAACGGGTATGTACCGAATCATGCATAAAGGATACTGGAAAGACGGCTTCAATCAGCACTATTACGAAGGTTATTCGCAGGATTTCCATGTCGCGAACATCAAGAACCACGTGGCATTAAGCAGCACTCACAACACTTATCTGTCCGCGGATCAAAATGGAGGGCAAGGACTCAATGCCAATGGGGTGGCTATCGACAGTTGGGAAACCTTCGGTGTAGTACGGTTTGATGAAAACCGCACTGTGGCTCAATCAAATCAATGCATCAAACATGGCGACACTATTGGACTAAGAACTGGAAATGGTCATTATTTCAGTGCTCCTGGTAATGGCGACTTGGATGCCGACCGTTCACACTTTAGAGCTTGGGAGCGTTTTAGACTCATCAACCTCAGCAATCCTAGCGGTTGCTTGCAAACAACCGATGCCGTCGCCTTGCAACACACCAGTAGCCAGAAATTTATAGCCGCTGAACCCAACGGACAAGCCGTGGCGAAATGGGCAGCCTTAGGGGCATGGGAAACCTTCGGAGTGACACTTATCGAAGAGAAACTTAAGCATGAGGAGATATCACTGCTCAGTGACCATGGCACTTATGTGTCTGCAGATAACGCTGGGGGCGGCCATGTATTTGCCAATCGGAATCACATGCAGAAATGGGAAAAATTCCAGCTGAGAACCCTGGAACCTGACAACGTATCCAACTGTATCCGCAGCGGCTCGCGCATCAGTTTACGCACCGACCGAGGCTTCTTTTTCAGTGCCCGCAGCAATGGAGACATGCTGGCTAATGGCGCAAGATTAGCCGAATGGGAAAAGTTCACCTTAACCAATCACAGTAACAGTGGTTGTATGCAGGATGGCGACGTTATTTCACTGCAAAGCACTCACGGTAAATACATGATGGCCAATGCTACAGGGCCGATGAAAGTGACTGCTGGTAGCCAACAAATCGCAGCATGGGAACGGTTTAGAATAACGATCCACTAA
- a CDS encoding YkgJ family cysteine cluster protein, whose protein sequence is MNNDRETVARLRERIPTFECVPGCHDCCGPVTTSSVEMARLPVKTDAEHDAALEKWDCVHLGPKGCNVYEQRPLICRVFGTTPNMPCPNGCRPKEMIDTKTEAEIHHYIANTRQVLV, encoded by the coding sequence ATAAACAATGACCGAGAAACTGTCGCGCGTTTGCGCGAGCGTATTCCGACATTCGAGTGTGTGCCGGGTTGTCACGATTGCTGCGGGCCAGTAACCACGTCCTCAGTAGAGATGGCGCGCCTACCGGTCAAGACTGACGCCGAACATGATGCCGCATTAGAGAAGTGGGATTGTGTGCACTTGGGCCCTAAAGGCTGCAATGTATACGAGCAACGCCCCTTGATTTGCCGAGTGTTTGGCACCACACCCAATATGCCCTGCCCAAATGGTTGTCGGCCAAAAGAGATGATAGACACGAAAACAGAGGCTGAAATTCATCACTACATCGCCAACACACGACAAGTATTGGTCTAA
- a CDS encoding helix-turn-helix transcriptional regulator, whose translation MTGSENFIRDLYCRASDWEPISFRAWALEQFANLCSADAALWGTGSYQTYEFHCCEVYGLDNQYGEKLRNSLIYNPMAKMVMKNLNTSVLMSDILPDDEFYSSELYQILFKPYGISRIISTAYKEKSSELYSLISLYRSDESKDFTKEEQLLINRLVQHLVSAGDHNYKLSLPEQGDGEAFAICDRHGYYWHISSGFQQFLSGLESDSVDSSYFPYKIEGPAEIKCDEVMFNIVAAESLFKIEARLIGPLDKLTLRELEIASWLEKGMTFKQVAKVLELSPSTVSNHLYRMYQKLGIASRSELVALLKNPVDKS comes from the coding sequence GTGACAGGTTCGGAAAACTTCATTAGAGACTTATATTGCCGAGCGAGTGACTGGGAGCCGATCTCTTTTAGAGCTTGGGCTCTAGAGCAGTTTGCTAACTTGTGTTCCGCCGATGCTGCATTATGGGGCACGGGAAGTTATCAAACTTATGAGTTCCATTGTTGTGAGGTCTATGGGCTGGATAATCAATACGGTGAAAAGTTAAGGAATAGCCTTATCTATAACCCGATGGCCAAGATGGTGATGAAAAACCTTAATACCAGTGTTTTAATGAGTGATATTTTACCGGATGACGAGTTTTATTCTTCAGAGCTCTACCAGATATTGTTTAAGCCTTACGGAATAAGCCGAATTATCTCGACGGCATATAAAGAGAAGTCCAGTGAACTGTATTCGTTAATTAGTTTGTATCGTTCCGATGAGTCAAAAGACTTTACCAAGGAAGAACAGCTGCTTATTAATCGTTTGGTTCAACATCTGGTATCGGCTGGCGATCATAATTACAAACTCAGTTTACCCGAGCAAGGTGATGGTGAAGCATTCGCTATTTGCGACCGACATGGCTATTACTGGCATATTTCTTCGGGTTTTCAGCAATTCCTAAGCGGTCTAGAGTCAGACTCTGTCGATAGCAGTTATTTTCCCTATAAGATCGAAGGGCCGGCAGAAATAAAGTGTGATGAAGTGATGTTCAATATCGTCGCGGCTGAAAGTTTGTTTAAAATCGAGGCTCGCTTGATTGGACCTTTGGATAAGCTGACTTTGCGGGAGCTAGAGATCGCATCTTGGCTTGAAAAAGGGATGACCTTTAAGCAGGTGGCCAAAGTGCTGGAGTTATCACCGTCAACGGTGTCTAACCACTTATATCGTATGTACCAAAAGTTGGGGATCGCCAGTCGCAGTGAACTTGTTGCCTTGTTGAAAAATCCCGTCGATAAATCTTAG
- a CDS encoding S46 family peptidase → MKKWLLTVAVAATFGAQADEGMWQPHQLPAMADELNAKGLEIDVKSISKLTEFPMNAVISLGGCTASFVSSKGLAVTNHHCAYGSIQYNSTPEKNLLKDGFLAKSYSEELQATPGSRIYVTEVVTDVTDKVKTGLESQVGNDYYLGIEQKEKALVAECEAEDGYRCKVYSFHGGLEYYLVKQLEIRDVRLVYNPAASVGKYGGDIDNWMWPRHTGDFSFYRGYVSKDGKPADFSKDNVPYEPKSFLKVSAKGVSEGDFVMVAGYPGRTNRYRTANEVENTFEWAYPEGKMLRERFIEIIKETAPEGSDERIKYENLIAGLANYAKNFTSMIEFYGKSTMLNERKGRESELANWINKDSKRQQQYGQTMAELDKLIVEGQENQARDIILGYIKYTTMVPTARKLYRLANEQQLDDMAREPGYQARDIVRFKSGMERIDRRYAASVDKAVLLDLLTRYAVLPASERIPALDKAFGIGKTLDEKKLSKTLDMMYAKTTLGDMETRLAWMNKSVADFKASNDPFIQLAVDMYDTDMASEKKDKELEGKLMKVRPQYMDAIIAFNTEQGNPVYADANSSLRVTVGHVKGYSPQDGLKAVPFTRLEGILAKDTGANPFDAPSKQLELIQQKQYGDFYMKSIDSVPVNFLSTLDTTGGNSGSPTLNGRAELVGLLFDGVYESIIGDWGYDTETNRSIQVDSRYMLWVMKYLDNADNLLAEMEIVN, encoded by the coding sequence ATGAAGAAATGGCTTCTCACCGTCGCTGTTGCTGCCACATTTGGCGCACAGGCTGACGAAGGTATGTGGCAACCACACCAACTGCCAGCAATGGCAGATGAACTTAACGCGAAAGGGCTAGAGATTGATGTAAAATCTATCTCTAAGCTGACTGAATTCCCGATGAATGCGGTTATCAGCCTAGGTGGCTGTACTGCATCGTTTGTCTCCTCTAAAGGACTGGCCGTGACTAACCATCACTGTGCTTATGGTTCAATTCAATACAATTCAACACCTGAGAAAAACCTGCTTAAGGATGGCTTCTTAGCTAAATCTTATAGTGAAGAGTTACAGGCAACGCCCGGTTCACGTATCTACGTGACTGAAGTGGTAACCGATGTGACTGATAAGGTAAAAACAGGCTTAGAGAGTCAGGTTGGTAACGACTATTACCTAGGCATTGAGCAGAAAGAGAAAGCGTTAGTGGCTGAATGTGAGGCCGAAGATGGTTATCGCTGTAAGGTTTATAGTTTTCACGGCGGCCTTGAGTACTACTTAGTGAAGCAGCTAGAGATCCGCGATGTGCGTCTGGTTTATAACCCGGCTGCAAGCGTTGGTAAATACGGCGGCGATATCGATAACTGGATGTGGCCACGTCACACCGGCGATTTCTCCTTCTACCGTGGTTATGTGTCTAAAGACGGCAAGCCTGCTGATTTCAGTAAAGACAATGTGCCTTACGAGCCAAAGAGCTTTTTGAAAGTCTCTGCTAAAGGTGTCAGTGAAGGTGATTTCGTGATGGTGGCAGGTTATCCAGGCCGTACCAATCGTTACCGCACAGCCAATGAAGTTGAAAATACTTTTGAATGGGCATACCCAGAAGGCAAGATGCTGCGTGAGCGTTTTATTGAGATAATCAAAGAGACAGCGCCAGAAGGCAGTGATGAGCGTATTAAGTATGAAAACCTGATCGCTGGTTTAGCCAACTACGCCAAGAACTTTACTTCAATGATTGAGTTTTATGGTAAGTCGACCATGCTTAATGAACGTAAAGGACGTGAATCTGAGTTGGCCAACTGGATTAACAAAGACAGTAAACGTCAGCAGCAATATGGTCAGACAATGGCTGAACTGGATAAGTTGATCGTGGAAGGGCAAGAAAATCAAGCCCGTGACATTATCCTAGGCTATATCAAATATACCACTATGGTGCCAACAGCTCGTAAACTCTACCGTTTAGCCAACGAACAGCAGCTTGATGATATGGCGCGTGAGCCAGGTTATCAAGCGCGTGACATCGTTCGTTTTAAATCAGGTATGGAACGTATCGACCGTCGTTATGCGGCGAGTGTTGATAAAGCGGTACTGCTTGATTTACTAACGCGCTATGCCGTATTGCCTGCGAGTGAGCGTATTCCTGCGCTGGACAAGGCATTTGGTATTGGTAAGACCTTAGATGAGAAGAAACTGTCTAAGACTTTAGACATGATGTATGCCAAGACAACACTCGGTGATATGGAGACTCGTCTCGCTTGGATGAACAAGTCTGTTGCTGACTTTAAGGCATCAAACGATCCTTTCATTCAGCTTGCCGTTGACATGTATGACACCGATATGGCTTCTGAGAAGAAAGATAAAGAGCTTGAGGGTAAGTTGATGAAGGTACGCCCTCAGTATATGGATGCCATCATCGCTTTTAATACTGAGCAAGGCAATCCAGTTTATGCTGATGCGAACTCAAGCTTGCGAGTGACTGTTGGGCATGTGAAAGGCTACTCGCCTCAAGATGGTTTAAAGGCGGTGCCTTTCACTCGTCTAGAGGGTATCTTAGCGAAAGATACTGGTGCGAACCCATTCGATGCACCGTCTAAGCAGCTTGAGCTTATTCAGCAGAAGCAGTATGGCGATTTCTATATGAAATCAATCGATTCAGTCCCTGTTAATTTTCTGTCAACTTTAGATACTACTGGTGGCAACTCAGGTTCGCCAACCTTAAACGGTCGTGCTGAGCTAGTGGGTCTGCTGTTTGATGGTGTGTATGAGAGCATCATTGGTGATTGGGGTTACGATACTGAGACTAACCGCTCTATTCAGGTCGATAGCCGTTATATGCTATGGGTAATGAAGTATCTGGATAATGCCGATAACTTGTTAGCCGAAATGGAAATTGTTAACTAG
- a CDS encoding catalase, translating to MDKKLTTAFGAPVPDNQNVKTAGKRGPMLLENAWFLEKLAHFDREVIPERRMHAKGSGAFGRFTVTHDISKFTKAKMFESIGKESEVFVRFSTVAGERGAADAERDIRGFAIKFYTEQGNWDLVGNNTPVFFLKDPLKFPDLNHAVKRDPHTNMRSANNNWDFWTLSPESLHQVTITMGDRGIPKSFRHMDGFGSHTYSFISKDDKRYWVKFTFKTQQGIEYLTDQEAAEVIAKDRESNQADLLHAIEQGDFPKWTLYVQIMEETAAGDCPFNPFDLTKVWPHKDYPLIQVGELELNRNPDNYFADVEQAAFAPTTIVPGIGFSPDKMLQGRLFSYGDTQRYRLGVNHSHIPVNAPKCPFHSFHRDGQMRTDGNAGRTIGYEPNSQGQWQEQPDFSEPPMQIDGDADAYSQSGDDHYSQAGDLFRLMGSDEQQRLFANTAAQVGGADRHIQIRHIQNCMKADVAYGEGIAKALGISADELK from the coding sequence ATGGATAAGAAATTGACCACAGCGTTTGGCGCACCGGTACCCGATAATCAAAATGTTAAAACAGCAGGCAAGCGCGGCCCTATGCTGCTTGAGAATGCTTGGTTTCTTGAGAAGCTAGCTCACTTTGACCGTGAAGTGATCCCAGAACGTCGTATGCATGCTAAAGGTTCTGGTGCTTTTGGTCGTTTCACTGTTACCCATGACATTAGCAAGTTTACTAAAGCTAAGATGTTTGAGTCGATTGGTAAAGAGAGTGAAGTTTTTGTGCGTTTCTCGACGGTTGCAGGTGAGCGTGGCGCTGCGGATGCTGAGCGTGACATTCGCGGTTTTGCAATTAAGTTTTACACCGAGCAAGGTAACTGGGATCTAGTGGGTAATAATACGCCTGTCTTCTTCCTTAAAGATCCACTTAAATTTCCAGATCTTAACCATGCGGTGAAGCGCGATCCTCACACGAACATGCGCAGCGCTAACAACAACTGGGATTTCTGGACCTTGTCACCAGAATCATTACATCAAGTAACGATAACCATGGGTGATCGTGGTATCCCTAAATCTTTCCGTCATATGGATGGTTTTGGTTCTCACACTTACAGTTTTATTAGCAAAGATGATAAGCGTTACTGGGTGAAGTTCACCTTCAAAACTCAGCAAGGTATTGAGTATTTGACGGATCAAGAAGCTGCTGAGGTCATTGCTAAGGACCGTGAAAGTAATCAAGCTGATCTATTGCATGCGATTGAGCAAGGTGATTTCCCTAAGTGGACTCTATACGTTCAGATCATGGAAGAGACTGCGGCAGGTGATTGTCCGTTTAATCCTTTCGATTTAACTAAAGTATGGCCACACAAGGATTATCCTTTGATCCAAGTGGGTGAACTAGAGCTTAACCGTAATCCGGATAACTATTTTGCTGATGTTGAGCAGGCTGCATTCGCACCGACAACTATCGTACCTGGTATCGGTTTCTCACCTGATAAGATGTTGCAGGGACGTTTGTTCTCTTACGGTGATACTCAGAGATATCGTCTAGGTGTAAACCATAGTCATATCCCGGTTAACGCACCTAAATGTCCATTCCACTCTTTCCACAGAGATGGACAAATGCGCACCGATGGCAATGCGGGTCGCACCATAGGTTATGAGCCAAACTCTCAAGGCCAATGGCAGGAACAGCCTGACTTTAGTGAGCCACCAATGCAGATAGATGGTGATGCGGATGCTTATAGCCAAAGTGGTGATGATCATTACAGTCAAGCTGGCGATCTGTTCAGATTGATGGGCAGTGATGAGCAGCAAAGATTATTTGCCAATACTGCAGCTCAAGTTGGCGGTGCTGATAGACATATTCAGATCCGTCATATCCAGAACTGTATGAAGGCTGATGTTGCTTATGGCGAAGGTATTGCCAAGGCTCTGGGCATTAGTGCTGACGAGCTTAAGTAA
- a CDS encoding TMEM165/GDT1 family protein yields the protein MEALLASTFTVAIAEIGDKTQLLALILAARFSHLSGAKTAIILGIFISTLANHFAAAWVGQWAIGFISPDLARYIVSGAFFIIALWVLIPDKMDEEQSRFYKMGPFLATFILFFIAEMGDKTQIATVVLAAKYDDLAMVVMGTTLGMMLANVPVVILGHFSAEKLPMTLIHRGCAVLFALLGVATLLF from the coding sequence GTGGAAGCTTTACTCGCATCAACCTTCACCGTCGCCATTGCCGAAATCGGCGATAAGACTCAGCTACTCGCGCTTATCCTTGCAGCTAGATTCAGTCATCTTAGCGGAGCAAAAACGGCGATCATTCTCGGGATATTTATCTCAACCTTAGCCAACCATTTTGCCGCCGCTTGGGTAGGCCAATGGGCTATCGGTTTTATCAGTCCAGACCTAGCACGTTATATCGTTTCAGGGGCATTTTTCATCATTGCACTTTGGGTGCTAATTCCGGATAAGATGGATGAAGAGCAGAGTCGCTTTTATAAGATGGGACCATTCCTCGCCACCTTTATTCTATTTTTTATTGCCGAAATGGGCGATAAAACTCAAATAGCAACCGTCGTACTCGCTGCCAAATATGATGACCTTGCAATGGTGGTGATGGGCACAACATTGGGCATGATGCTCGCCAATGTACCTGTGGTTATCCTTGGGCATTTTAGTGCAGAGAAGTTGCCTATGACCTTGATACACAGGGGATGCGCTGTACTATTTGCACTATTAGGTGTCGCTACATTACTGTTTTAA
- a CDS encoding PaaI family thioesterase: MSIWFRPVSLEDCAKMDSGMHGKGTLMQTMGIKISEIGADYMKATMPATPAIHNPLGIVHGGANVALAETVASYAANFAVDFEQYYCVGQEINANHLKASRNGILTATAKAVHLGKRSSVWEVLIHNSAGELCCISRMTAAVVKR; encoded by the coding sequence ATGAGTATCTGGTTTAGACCTGTAAGTTTAGAAGATTGTGCTAAAATGGATTCTGGAATGCATGGAAAGGGGACTTTGATGCAGACCATGGGGATAAAAATCTCTGAAATCGGTGCTGATTATATGAAAGCGACGATGCCTGCAACGCCTGCTATTCACAATCCGCTTGGCATCGTTCATGGTGGGGCGAATGTGGCTCTGGCGGAAACTGTTGCTAGTTATGCCGCTAATTTTGCGGTTGATTTTGAGCAGTACTACTGCGTCGGCCAAGAGATTAACGCCAATCATCTTAAAGCATCACGTAATGGCATATTGACCGCGACAGCTAAAGCCGTTCATTTAGGTAAACGTAGCTCAGTATGGGAAGTGCTTATCCATAATAGCGCTGGTGAATTATGTTGCATCTCTAGAATGACAGCGGCGGTTGTTAAGCGTTAA
- a CDS encoding aromatic amino acid transport family protein, giving the protein MLGSIAIVAGTAIGAGMLALPLATAALGIIPAIVLLVVIWGLSAYTSLLMLEVNLRAGVGDNLHAITGKILGKKGQLIQGASFLSLLFALTAAYITGGSSLLMLKAETMFGISLDNQLAVVVFTLTLGLLAGLGVAWVDKVSRVLFSLMIALLVITVSFLLPEVSPSQMAVMAMEEGKVDLWMAAIPVVFTSFGFHVCIATLVRYLDGDALNLRKVLLIGSTLPLFCYVLWLLVTLGTVGAQEIHSFGGSLPRLITSLQDIASQPWVSKCISLFADFALVTSFIGVTLSLYDFISELTRAKSTVVGRVQTWLITFVPPVLCALYIPEGFVAVLGFAAVPLVFIIIFLPIMMILKQRPKASGGYQVCGGKPALAITGVLGIVIIAAQLMVAL; this is encoded by the coding sequence ATGCTTGGCTCTATCGCTATCGTCGCAGGAACGGCCATCGGCGCCGGAATGTTAGCGCTGCCTTTAGCTACTGCTGCACTCGGTATTATCCCCGCTATCGTGCTACTCGTTGTTATTTGGGGTCTATCAGCTTACACCTCTCTGTTGATGCTAGAAGTTAATCTACGTGCTGGGGTAGGTGATAATCTGCACGCAATTACTGGCAAAATATTGGGTAAGAAAGGGCAGCTAATACAGGGCGCCTCCTTTCTCAGTTTGTTATTCGCCTTAACTGCTGCTTACATTACTGGTGGCTCATCTTTGCTAATGTTGAAAGCTGAAACCATGTTCGGCATATCTTTAGATAATCAACTTGCTGTAGTGGTATTTACCCTGACGCTTGGTTTGCTTGCTGGGTTAGGTGTGGCTTGGGTCGATAAGGTATCACGGGTTTTATTTTCATTAATGATCGCGCTGTTGGTCATCACTGTTAGCTTTCTACTTCCTGAAGTCAGCCCATCACAAATGGCTGTAATGGCAATGGAAGAGGGGAAAGTTGACCTGTGGATGGCCGCAATTCCTGTGGTGTTCACCTCTTTTGGTTTTCATGTTTGTATCGCAACGTTAGTGCGTTACTTAGACGGCGACGCGCTTAATTTACGCAAGGTGTTGCTAATCGGCTCGACCTTGCCACTATTTTGTTATGTTCTGTGGTTATTAGTGACTTTGGGCACCGTGGGAGCACAAGAGATCCACAGCTTTGGCGGTTCACTGCCAAGGTTGATTACCTCCTTGCAAGATATCGCCTCACAACCTTGGGTTAGTAAGTGCATTTCACTGTTTGCAGACTTTGCCTTAGTGACCTCTTTTATCGGTGTGACCTTAAGTCTGTATGACTTTATTAGTGAGTTAACTCGCGCGAAAAGCACTGTAGTGGGTCGGGTTCAAACGTGGTTAATTACTTTCGTTCCACCAGTGTTATGTGCCCTCTATATTCCTGAAGGCTTCGTTGCCGTATTGGGTTTTGCGGCGGTGCCTCTGGTGTTTATCATTATCTTCCTACCGATTATGATGATACTGAAACAGCGTCCTAAAGCGAGCGGAGGTTATCAAGTGTGCGGTGGCAAGCCGGCGCTAGCCATTACTGGCGTATTAGGTATCGTCATTATTGCAGCCCAGTTGATGGTGGCGCTTTAA
- a CDS encoding YgjV family protein, producing the protein MDNATIWEWLGYLASVVIAISLMMSNIKKLRWWNLIGAALFVAYGLAIDAIPVALVNFFIVLIDAYYLVKLHKDNPAASD; encoded by the coding sequence ATGGATAACGCAACCATTTGGGAGTGGCTTGGGTATCTAGCTTCAGTTGTGATTGCAATTTCATTGATGATGTCAAATATCAAGAAACTCCGCTGGTGGAATCTGATTGGTGCTGCTTTATTTGTTGCCTATGGCTTAGCCATCGATGCCATTCCTGTGGCATTGGTTAACTTCTTTATCGTACTCATCGATGCCTATTACTTGGTTAAGCTTCATAAAGATAACCCCGCAGCTTCTGATTGA